One stretch of Rhodospirillaceae bacterium DNA includes these proteins:
- a CDS encoding SAM-dependent methyltransferase has translation MHPVERSIRDRIAREGPLTLAAVMEQALAGRHGYYRDNDPLGPEGDFITAPEVSQMFGELIGLWCVDTWQRLGSPQHFHLVEIGPGRGTLMADALRAARVAPDFLAAKRVNLIEINDTLKHKQGEKLREHAPIWHASFSDVPSGPMILIANELFDALPVHQLEMTAQGWRERVIGLQGDALQFGLAAPSPALGLLQPAHARAEPGAIAEVSPASIALIDMIARRLVQERGAALIIDYGPGSSGLGDSFQALKSHRYHAPLEELGTADLTAHVDFGALIAAARQAGALVFGPTTQGDFLRALGIELRADMLAKRSDLATTEVLRRQVHRLIAPEQMGRLFKAIGIAGPDLEIDALGGLAGL, from the coding sequence ATGCATCCCGTCGAGCGCAGCATCCGTGACCGCATCGCGCGCGAGGGGCCGCTCACCTTGGCAGCGGTGATGGAACAGGCGCTGGCCGGGCGCCACGGCTATTACCGCGACAACGATCCGCTAGGCCCGGAAGGTGACTTCATCACGGCGCCCGAAGTCAGCCAGATGTTCGGCGAGCTTATCGGCCTGTGGTGCGTCGATACCTGGCAGCGCCTCGGCAGCCCCCAGCATTTTCACCTAGTCGAGATCGGGCCCGGCCGCGGCACGCTGATGGCCGATGCCCTGCGCGCGGCCCGCGTGGCGCCGGATTTCCTCGCCGCGAAACGTGTCAACCTCATCGAGATCAACGACACGCTGAAGCACAAGCAAGGCGAAAAGCTGCGCGAGCACGCGCCCATCTGGCATGCCTCCTTCAGCGATGTACCGAGTGGACCGATGATCCTCATCGCCAACGAATTGTTTGACGCGCTGCCGGTCCATCAGCTGGAGATGACGGCACAAGGCTGGCGCGAGCGCGTCATCGGCCTGCAGGGCGATGCGTTGCAATTCGGCCTCGCAGCACCTTCGCCGGCGCTGGGCCTGCTGCAGCCCGCTCATGCGCGGGCCGAACCGGGGGCGATCGCCGAAGTGTCGCCGGCCTCCATCGCGCTTATCGACATGATCGCGCGGCGGCTGGTGCAGGAGCGCGGTGCCGCCCTCATCATCGATTACGGGCCGGGGAGCAGTGGCCTCGGTGACTCGTTCCAGGCCTTGAAGAGCCATCGCTATCATGCGCCGCTTGAAGAACTGGGCACCGCCGACCTCACCGCCCATGTCGATTTCGGCGCCCTCATTGCGGCGGCACGGCAGGCGGGGGCACTTGTGTTCGGCCCCACGACCCAGGGCGATTTCCTGCGGGCCCTCGGCATCGAATTGCGCGCCGACATGCTGGCCAAAAGATCGGACCTTGCCACGACCGAGGTCTTGCGGCGGCAGGTGCACCGCTTGATTGCGCCCGAACAAATGGGCAGGCTGTTCAAGGCGATCGGCATCGCCGGTCCGGATCTTGAGATCGATGCGCTGGGAGGGTTGGCGGGATTATGA
- a CDS encoding DUF427 domain-containing protein: MKQPGPDHPITITPTAGRVVVKAGGKVIADSRRALTLQEGSYPPVQYIPRADAQMSELVHSTQQTHCPYKGDAAYFSIGGANNAVWSYEQPFPAVAAIAGHLAFYPNKVDSIEIEP, encoded by the coding sequence TTGAAACAGCCCGGTCCGGACCATCCCATCACCATCACGCCGACAGCAGGCCGTGTCGTGGTCAAGGCGGGCGGCAAAGTAATCGCCGACAGCCGCCGGGCGCTCACGCTGCAGGAAGGTAGCTATCCGCCGGTGCAGTACATCCCGCGCGCCGATGCGCAGATGAGCGAGCTTGTCCACAGCACGCAGCAGACGCATTGCCCCTATAAGGGCGACGCCGCCTATTTCAGCATTGGCGGCGCCAACAATGCGGTGTGGAGCTATGAGCAGCCATTCCCGGCGGTGGCGGCGATCGCGGGGCACCTCGCCTTCTATCCGAACAAGGTTGATTCCATCGAGATTGAGCCGTAA
- a CDS encoding prolipoprotein diacylglyceryl transferase produces MTPDTPYFIFPEFDPVALDLGIFVIRWYALAYIAGILLGWRYMVYLAKKPPALVKPSHCEDMITWATLGTIIGGRLGHVLLWDPGYYLSNPLEILMVWKGGMAFHGGLIGVIAAMVIYARRAGIPFFALADLAAAATPIGLGLGRLANFINGELVGRPTDVPWAVIFRAPFDQPRHPSQIYEALTEGVLLFVILAILAHQQKIRERLGTMSGVFMIGYAAARMFSEMFREPETFKGTLVETTWGQWLSVPMLVYGLYLVWRGRKPAHA; encoded by the coding sequence ATGACCCCGGATACCCCTTATTTCATCTTCCCAGAATTCGATCCGGTGGCACTGGACCTCGGCATTTTCGTCATCCGCTGGTATGCGCTGGCCTATATCGCCGGCATCCTGCTCGGCTGGCGCTACATGGTCTATCTGGCCAAGAAGCCGCCGGCCCTGGTGAAGCCCAGCCATTGCGAGGACATGATCACCTGGGCGACGCTCGGCACCATCATCGGCGGCAGGCTCGGCCATGTGCTGCTGTGGGATCCCGGCTACTATCTCAGCAATCCGCTGGAGATCCTGATGGTTTGGAAGGGCGGCATGGCCTTCCATGGCGGCCTCATCGGCGTCATCGCGGCGATGGTCATCTATGCGCGCCGCGCCGGCATCCCGTTCTTTGCCCTGGCGGACCTTGCCGCCGCCGCGACGCCGATCGGCCTCGGCCTCGGCCGCCTTGCCAATTTCATCAACGGCGAGCTGGTCGGACGCCCGACCGATGTGCCCTGGGCGGTGATTTTCCGCGCGCCCTTCGATCAGCCGCGCCATCCAAGCCAGATCTATGAAGCGCTCACCGAAGGCGTGCTGCTTTTCGTGATCCTCGCCATCCTCGCGCACCAGCAGAAGATTCGCGAAAGGCTCGGCACGATGAGCGGCGTGTTCATGATCGGCTATGCGGCTGCGCGCATGTTCTCGGAAATGTTCCGCGAGCCGGAGACGTTCAAGGGCACGCTGGTCGAGACCACCTGGGGGCAATGGCTGAGTGTGCCGATGCTGGTCTATGGCCTCTATCTGGTCTGGCGCGGCCGCAAACCCGCGCACGCCTGA
- a CDS encoding glutathione S-transferase family protein has translation MLKLFYSPQSCALASHIALAEAGAAFEAVRVDFASQEQRQPDYLKVNPKGRVPALVTDRGVLTETPAILFYVAQTHPAAGLAPLDDPFELGRLQAFNSYLCSTVHVAHAHRMRGYRWADDPSTFADMARKVPQNVRDCFALIEAEMFMGPWVMGETFSIGDAYLYTLATWLEDDGVDPAQFPRILDHRSRMSQRPNVARVLALHQ, from the coding sequence ATGTTGAAACTGTTCTATTCCCCACAATCCTGCGCGCTCGCCTCGCATATCGCCCTCGCTGAAGCGGGTGCCGCCTTTGAGGCCGTGCGCGTCGATTTTGCCAGCCAGGAGCAACGTCAGCCCGACTATCTGAAGGTCAACCCCAAGGGCCGCGTCCCAGCCTTGGTGACGGATCGTGGCGTCCTCACCGAGACGCCCGCGATCCTCTTCTACGTCGCCCAGACGCATCCCGCGGCGGGACTGGCACCGCTTGACGATCCGTTCGAGCTTGGCCGCCTCCAGGCTTTCAACAGCTATCTCTGCTCCACCGTCCATGTTGCACATGCACACCGCATGCGCGGCTATCGCTGGGCCGATGATCCCAGCACCTTTGCCGACATGGCGCGCAAGGTGCCGCAGAATGTCCGCGACTGCTTCGCGCTCATCGAGGCCGAGATGTTCATGGGCCCCTGGGTGATGGGCGAGACCTTCTCGATCGGCGATGCCTATCTCTACACTCTCGCCACCTGGCTCGAAGATGATGGCGTCGATCCGGCGCAATTTCCCCGAATTCTGGACCACCGCAGCCGCATGTCACAGCGGCCAAACGTGGCGCGCGTTCTCGCCCTTCATCAATGA
- a CDS encoding YbjN domain-containing protein produces MQLNHESTLAPTANPLDMMEELVNANEWRYDRSTDEEMIVEFTGQWCEYRMFFVWQEDLGALYFSCLFDTKVPVAKRAGVAELLAHINERLWLGHFDLCSDEGAPMFRHTILLRGTAGVTSEQLEDLMEAAIHECERFYPAFQFLLWGGKKPHEAVEAALLDTVGTA; encoded by the coding sequence ATGCAGCTGAACCACGAATCGACCCTGGCCCCGACCGCTAACCCCCTTGATATGATGGAAGAATTGGTCAACGCCAACGAATGGCGCTACGACCGTTCGACCGACGAGGAGATGATCGTCGAATTCACCGGCCAGTGGTGCGAATACCGCATGTTCTTCGTCTGGCAGGAGGATCTCGGCGCCCTCTATTTCTCCTGCCTCTTCGACACCAAGGTGCCGGTCGCCAAACGCGCCGGAGTCGCCGAATTATTGGCTCATATCAACGAGCGGCTCTGGCTCGGCCATTTCGATCTCTGCTCCGATGAAGGCGCGCCGATGTTCCGCCACACGATTCTGCTGCGCGGCACGGCGGGCGTTACCTCGGAACAGCTCGAAGACCTGATGGAAGCCGCGATTCACGAATGCGAACGCTTCTACCCCGCCTTCCAATTCCTGCTGTGGGGCGGTAAGAAGCCGCATGAGGCGGTTGAGGCGGCATTGCTCGACACGGTGGGCACGGCCTGA
- a CDS encoding PAS domain S-box protein has product MSSQRFIRTGDGALQDSRVLSADGDSRFRRVVEASPSAMVMINAAGRIEMVNLQAERVFGYAREAMIGQPVEMLLPARFRDHHPGLRQSFFADPRSRPMGIGRDLFGLRADGTEFPIEIGLNPIETEEGPMVLSAIVDISERKHLEERFRRVVEAAPNAMVMINTRGQIEMVNAQAERVFGYSRAEMLGQPVEMLVPDQFRNHHPGLRQAFFADSKARPMGAGRDLFARRKDGSEFPVEIGLNPIETEDGIMVLSAIVDISDRKQKERSIELALQEKDVLLGEIHHRVKNNLQIVHSLLDLQSAQISDPSVIAMLRDSQNRIRSMALIHQTLYQSNDFAKVEFGTFLDSFVPMLVSSYTVNAERVALHVAADGIHLPINAAIPCGLIVNELISNALKHAFPDGQHGQLQVELTESPDQQLVLAVSDDGVGLPAGLDPRTSTTLGLQLVTLLTDQLRGTLSISHGNPTRFAIRFPLTG; this is encoded by the coding sequence ATGTCCTCTCAGCGGTTTATCCGCACAGGAGACGGTGCTTTGCAGGACTCGCGCGTTCTCTCGGCGGATGGCGATTCACGATTCCGCCGCGTTGTTGAAGCGTCTCCCAGCGCGATGGTGATGATCAATGCCGCCGGTCGCATCGAGATGGTCAACCTGCAGGCCGAACGCGTTTTCGGCTATGCGCGAGAAGCGATGATCGGCCAGCCGGTCGAAATGTTGCTGCCGGCCCGCTTCCGCGATCATCATCCTGGCCTGCGCCAATCCTTCTTTGCCGATCCGCGATCACGACCAATGGGCATCGGTCGCGATCTCTTTGGCCTGCGTGCCGATGGCACCGAATTCCCGATCGAGATCGGCTTGAACCCGATCGAGACCGAGGAGGGACCGATGGTGCTCTCGGCCATCGTCGACATCTCGGAGCGCAAGCATCTCGAAGAACGTTTTCGCCGCGTGGTCGAGGCGGCACCAAATGCCATGGTGATGATCAATACCCGCGGCCAGATCGAGATGGTCAATGCCCAGGCCGAACGTGTGTTCGGCTACAGTCGCGCGGAGATGCTGGGACAGCCAGTTGAGATGCTGGTCCCGGACCAATTTCGCAATCACCATCCCGGCCTGCGCCAGGCCTTCTTCGCCGATTCCAAGGCACGCCCCATGGGGGCCGGGCGCGATCTCTTTGCCCGTCGCAAGGACGGCAGTGAATTTCCCGTCGAGATCGGCCTCAACCCGATCGAGACCGAGGACGGGATCATGGTTCTTTCCGCGATCGTCGACATTTCCGATCGAAAGCAGAAAGAACGCAGCATCGAGCTGGCACTCCAGGAAAAGGATGTGCTGCTGGGCGAAATTCACCACCGCGTGAAGAACAATCTGCAGATCGTGCACAGCCTGCTCGACCTGCAATCGGCACAGATCAGCGATCCCAGCGTCATTGCCATGCTGCGTGACAGCCAGAACCGCATCCGCTCGATGGCGCTCATCCATCAGACGCTTTACCAATCCAACGATTTCGCCAAGGTCGAATTCGGCACGTTCCTGGATTCCTTCGTCCCCATGCTGGTTTCCTCCTACACCGTCAACGCGGAGAGGGTCGCCCTCCACGTTGCGGCCGATGGCATTCACCTGCCGATCAATGCCGCCATTCCTTGCGGCCTTATCGTGAATGAGCTCATCTCCAATGCCCTGAAGCATGCCTTCCCCGACGGCCAGCATGGGCAATTGCAGGTCGAACTGACAGAAAGTCCGGACCAGCAACTCGTGCTTGCCGTCAGCGATGACGGCGTCGGTCTACCGGCCGGGCTCGACCCCAGGACATCGACGACACTCGGCCTGCAACTGGTGACGTTGCTCACGGATCAATTGCGGGGCACGCTGTCGATCAGCCATGGCAATCCGACCCGCTTTGCCATACGCTTCCCATTGACCGGTTGA
- a CDS encoding FAD-binding oxidoreductase — MTMAQVIDRSGWVAQAGPYRAFPTLSGNHKTDWLVIGGGFTGLAAARRLAELRPEARIMLIDRRKLGQGASGRNSGFSVSMEMPDPRTLTSVGGRAAYQAQWDIHRAAGAEVKRLVESLKIDCDYDSGGYHFAVREESKFARRAAIAEAIKSLGGEARVLDADELKARLGISFYRHGLWIGSGNALLQPARFAKGLIDHLPNQVEVYENTDALKMSSRPGGGALVTLRDGTIDAARVIVGLNAFMPRLGLKRNQVFPISLTASLTRPLSEDEEAQIGRALPWGTLCPIEGGATVRLTADRRILMRDTAEYEPAGIGAAMLGKRRAWHEMGLRHRFPFLGADAIEHTWSGHMCASRNGRFVFEEMGTGLFTAGCYNGAGLARGTLLGKLMAEYASGATSSLIETALAQEKPAWVPSGPIFTLGAKIRLAYELRRAKSEH, encoded by the coding sequence ATGACCATGGCGCAGGTGATCGATCGCAGCGGTTGGGTGGCACAGGCCGGCCCCTACCGGGCATTTCCAACACTCAGCGGCAATCACAAGACCGATTGGCTGGTGATCGGTGGTGGATTCACGGGTCTGGCCGCTGCGCGGCGTCTCGCGGAACTACGCCCCGAGGCGCGGATCATGCTGATCGACCGCCGGAAATTGGGGCAGGGGGCGAGCGGCCGCAATTCGGGCTTCAGCGTCTCCATGGAGATGCCCGATCCACGCACCCTCACCTCGGTCGGCGGCCGCGCGGCCTATCAGGCGCAATGGGACATACACCGCGCCGCCGGGGCTGAAGTGAAGCGGCTGGTGGAGTCGCTCAAGATCGATTGTGACTACGATTCCGGCGGCTACCACTTCGCCGTACGCGAGGAGAGCAAGTTCGCCCGGCGCGCGGCCATCGCAGAGGCTATCAAGAGTCTGGGCGGTGAAGCGCGGGTTCTGGACGCTGATGAACTGAAGGCTCGGTTGGGGATATCCTTCTATCGCCATGGCCTGTGGATCGGCTCGGGAAACGCCTTGTTGCAGCCGGCGCGTTTCGCCAAGGGCCTGATTGACCATCTGCCCAATCAGGTCGAGGTCTACGAGAATACCGATGCATTGAAGATGTCGTCGCGGCCGGGCGGTGGTGCCTTGGTCACATTGCGCGATGGTACGATCGATGCGGCGCGCGTGATTGTCGGCCTCAATGCCTTCATGCCGCGCCTGGGGTTGAAACGGAATCAAGTGTTTCCGATTTCGCTGACAGCCAGTCTGACGCGCCCTCTCAGCGAAGATGAAGAGGCGCAGATCGGTCGCGCATTGCCTTGGGGGACGCTCTGTCCGATCGAAGGCGGCGCCACCGTGCGTCTTACGGCGGACCGGCGCATCCTGATGCGCGACACGGCGGAATATGAGCCGGCGGGCATTGGTGCGGCCATGCTGGGCAAGCGCCGTGCCTGGCATGAAATGGGCCTCAGGCACCGCTTTCCGTTCCTGGGCGCCGATGCCATCGAGCACACCTGGTCAGGCCATATGTGCGCCAGCCGAAATGGTCGCTTCGTGTTCGAGGAAATGGGGACGGGATTGTTCACGGCGGGCTGCTACAATGGCGCCGGGCTCGCGCGCGGGACCCTGCTCGGAAAACTGATGGCGGAATATGCCAGCGGCGCCACCTCATCCTTGATCGAGACGGCGCTGGCGCAGGAGAAGCCTGCTTGGGTGCCGAGTGGTCCCATCTTCACGCTGGGCGCCAAGATTCGCCTCGCCTATGAGCTGCGGCGGGCAAAGTCGGAACATTGA
- a CDS encoding accessory factor UbiK family protein produces the protein MQSDNRILDDMAKVATGALGSLTGLRAEIEAKVQQQLERLLGRMNLVSREEFETMKSVAQEARAEQIKLERRLQEIERKLANIP, from the coding sequence ATGCAGAGCGACAACCGCATTCTCGACGACATGGCCAAGGTGGCGACGGGTGCCCTGGGCTCGCTCACGGGTCTTCGCGCCGAAATCGAGGCCAAGGTGCAGCAGCAGCTCGAGCGCTTGCTCGGCCGCATGAACCTGGTCAGCCGCGAGGAGTTCGAGACCATGAAGTCGGTCGCCCAGGAAGCCCGCGCCGAGCAGATCAAGCTCGAACGGCGGCTCCAGGAGATTGAGCGGAAACTCGCCAATATCCCCTGA
- a CDS encoding pyrroline-5-carboxylate reductase, producing the protein MAKLTLPGALLLVGCGKMGGALLRGWLRQGVDPAHVYVVDLAPKDLDDVQAAGVHILTSPDQLPGDLKPAIILLAVKPQFMDEALGHYKKMAGPKTTFLSIAAGKTVAYFKKMLGDDALIVRSMPNTPAAVSRGMTVICRDPKVPADILDLCGQLLAAVGEVAWVDDEQLLNQVTAVSGGGPAYVFLLIEALAEAGRVSGLPADLAMQLARSTVCGSGELAYQSRESATALRQAVMSPKGTTLEAINVLMAEDGIQPLMNRAIAAATRRSRELAN; encoded by the coding sequence ATGGCCAAGTTGACATTACCGGGTGCCTTGCTGCTGGTCGGCTGCGGCAAGATGGGCGGCGCCCTGCTACGCGGCTGGCTGCGCCAGGGGGTCGATCCTGCCCACGTCTATGTCGTTGATCTGGCACCCAAAGATCTCGACGACGTGCAGGCGGCCGGGGTGCATATCCTGACCAGTCCCGACCAATTGCCGGGGGATCTCAAGCCCGCCATCATCCTCCTCGCCGTGAAGCCCCAATTCATGGACGAGGCGCTCGGCCATTACAAAAAGATGGCCGGCCCCAAGACGACCTTCCTTTCCATCGCAGCCGGCAAGACGGTCGCCTATTTCAAGAAGATGCTGGGCGATGACGCGCTCATCGTCCGCTCGATGCCCAACACCCCGGCGGCGGTCAGCCGCGGCATGACGGTGATCTGCCGCGACCCGAAGGTTCCAGCCGATATCCTCGATCTCTGCGGGCAATTGCTGGCCGCCGTGGGCGAGGTGGCCTGGGTCGATGACGAGCAGCTTCTCAACCAGGTGACCGCGGTTTCCGGCGGTGGCCCGGCCTATGTCTTCCTGCTCATCGAGGCGCTGGCGGAAGCTGGCCGCGTCAGCGGCTTGCCGGCGGATCTTGCGATGCAGCTGGCGCGCTCGACCGTGTGCGGCTCGGGCGAGCTTGCCTATCAATCGCGTGAATCCGCTACCGCCTTGCGGCAGGCGGTGATGAGCCCCAAGGGCACCACGCTGGAGGCGATCAACGTGTTGATGGCCGAGGATGGCATCCAGCCGCTGATGAACCGCGCCATCGCCGCTGCCACCAGACGCTCGCGCGAGCTTGCCAATTGA
- a CDS encoding PAS domain S-box protein, with translation MNAPRVIVVEDERIVALNLCRTLTRLGYDATTIVSTGADALRCIVEQKPDLVLMDIHIDGDIDGIETAALIPPGLMLPVIYLTAYSEDATLARARTTKPYGFLVKPFSERELHATITMALHRRRSDFAVHESEERLRLALAAAELGSWEIDAETGQIICKDHVGWLSDAAPRLVAESFRDFLPSVHAADRAKVEAAFEQVSVTEELCEVEFRKPDGEGNERWLRVIGRTFTSDMERRRRLLGVVRDITTLKQREQEQYASEQNYRDLISSIDGIVWEADLSRNLITYVSDSAHRLLGYTPEQWMIEHLFWERHLHPEDAAQAIAQHCVASAAGQSYESTYRMIDAKGDIIWIHEVVSSIAREGHAPLLRGVMVDISSLKKAETEIATASRRLIESEKRLAAILDTAAIGIVTVSEDLRIISFNREAERIFGYKAEAMIGETLDQLIPAPLAATHSAHMQSFLTGDNVNREMGNWRTVSGRAADGRVMPLSTILSRVSVSGRSTMTAIMRDMTETQKAEQELLRLLNDRERAVAEAEEANRAKSSFLAIMSHELRTPLNAIIGFSELMKHELIGPIGNPTYAQYIKDIHQSGTLLLTHVNGILDLSRIESGKRDLRIDHLPLADAWLPIANTLGVNAAKKGVTLQFNEPPAPIFFAADLRAVSQILTNLVSNSIKFSRAGGTIEIGSMVRPGGAAFYVRDFGRGIPAGRLTDVLKPFVQVSDPFVRDEGGVGLGLAICKSLIEAMSGTIDIESELGKGTTVYVMLPDWSASSVAK, from the coding sequence ATGAACGCACCTAGGGTCATTGTGGTCGAGGATGAGCGGATCGTGGCACTCAACCTGTGCCGGACACTCACCCGTCTTGGCTACGACGCGACGACGATCGTCTCCACGGGTGCCGATGCCTTGCGCTGCATTGTTGAGCAGAAGCCCGACCTGGTCCTCATGGACATTCACATCGACGGTGACATAGACGGTATCGAGACAGCAGCCCTCATACCACCCGGCCTGATGCTGCCGGTCATCTATCTCACGGCCTATTCGGAGGATGCGACGCTCGCCCGCGCCCGGACGACCAAACCATATGGCTTCCTGGTGAAGCCTTTCTCCGAGCGCGAACTGCACGCCACCATCACCATGGCCCTCCACCGCCGCCGCAGCGATTTCGCGGTGCATGAGAGCGAGGAGCGCCTGCGCCTGGCGCTGGCGGCAGCGGAACTGGGCTCCTGGGAAATCGATGCCGAAACCGGTCAGATCATCTGCAAGGATCATGTCGGGTGGCTATCTGACGCGGCACCCCGACTGGTCGCCGAAAGCTTCCGCGACTTTCTGCCGAGTGTGCACGCAGCGGATCGTGCCAAGGTCGAAGCAGCCTTTGAGCAAGTGTCCGTCACTGAAGAGTTGTGCGAGGTGGAGTTCCGCAAGCCAGATGGCGAAGGTAACGAGCGTTGGCTGCGCGTCATCGGCAGGACCTTCACCAGCGACATGGAGCGCCGGCGGCGGTTGCTGGGCGTGGTGCGCGATATTACGACGCTGAAGCAGAGGGAACAGGAGCAGTATGCCTCCGAGCAGAATTATCGCGACCTCATCTCCAGCATCGACGGTATCGTCTGGGAAGCCGACCTCAGCCGCAATCTGATCACCTATGTCAGCGACAGCGCCCACCGCTTGCTAGGCTATACGCCGGAACAGTGGATGATCGAGCACCTGTTCTGGGAGCGACACCTTCATCCGGAAGATGCCGCCCAGGCGATCGCACAGCATTGCGTCGCCAGCGCGGCCGGCCAATCCTATGAATCGACCTACCGCATGATCGATGCGAAGGGCGACATCATCTGGATCCACGAAGTGGTATCCAGCATAGCCCGGGAAGGCCATGCCCCGCTCCTGCGCGGGGTGATGGTCGACATCAGCAGCCTCAAGAAGGCGGAGACAGAAATTGCCACGGCATCTCGACGCTTGATCGAGAGTGAAAAGCGCCTGGCGGCCATCCTTGACACGGCGGCGATCGGTATCGTCACCGTAAGCGAGGATCTGCGCATCATCTCCTTCAATCGTGAGGCGGAACGGATCTTCGGCTATAAGGCCGAAGCGATGATCGGGGAGACTCTCGACCAGCTCATCCCAGCACCTCTGGCCGCCACCCATAGCGCCCACATGCAGTCCTTCCTGACGGGCGATAATGTCAATCGAGAGATGGGCAACTGGCGGACCGTGAGCGGCCGCGCCGCAGACGGCCGGGTCATGCCGCTCTCCACGATTCTCTCGCGTGTTTCGGTCTCCGGTCGATCGACCATGACCGCCATCATGCGCGACATGACGGAAACGCAGAAGGCGGAACAGGAACTGCTGCGCCTGTTGAATGACCGCGAGCGCGCCGTTGCGGAGGCCGAGGAGGCCAACCGGGCCAAATCGAGCTTTCTGGCAATCATGAGCCATGAATTGCGCACGCCGCTCAACGCCATCATCGGCTTCTCCGAGCTCATGAAACACGAACTCATCGGCCCGATCGGCAATCCGACCTACGCTCAGTACATCAAGGATATCCACCAGAGCGGCACCTTGCTGCTTACCCATGTCAATGGCATCCTCGACCTGTCGCGCATCGAATCTGGCAAGCGCGATCTCAGGATTGACCACCTGCCGTTGGCCGACGCCTGGCTGCCCATTGCCAACACACTTGGCGTCAATGCAGCAAAGAAAGGCGTCACCCTGCAGTTCAACGAGCCGCCAGCGCCGATCTTCTTCGCCGCGGACCTGCGCGCCGTGTCACAGATTCTGACCAACCTTGTCTCCAACAGCATCAAGTTTTCCAGGGCCGGCGGAACGATCGAGATCGGCAGTATGGTGAGGCCGGGCGGAGCCGCCTTCTATGTCCGCGATTTCGGCCGCGGTATCCCCGCCGGGCGGCTGACCGATGTCCTGAAACCCTTTGTTCAGGTTTCTGATCCGTTTGTCCGCGATGAGGGCGGTGTCGGTCTCGGCCTTGCCATCTGCAAATCCCTCATCGAAGCGATGTCAGGTACAATCGACATCGAAAGCGAGCTCGGCAAAGGTACCACCGTCTACGTCATGCTGCCGGACTGGTCGGCAAGCTCCGTTGCCAAGTGA
- a CDS encoding YbaK/EbsC family protein, protein MSELGSVARVRVALSAANLATEIREFDASTRTAADAAAAIGCRQAQIAKSLVFRAKESGRAVLVIASGVNRVDEKKLGALLGEGISKADADFVRQETGFAIGGVAPVGHSGKVVTFIDADLAAYPEIWAAAGAPNAVFRLTPAQLMAVTGGKMADLKA, encoded by the coding sequence TTGAGCGAGCTTGGCAGCGTTGCGCGCGTGCGAGTGGCGCTGAGCGCGGCGAACCTTGCGACCGAGATCCGGGAATTCGACGCCTCGACCCGCACCGCAGCCGATGCGGCCGCCGCCATCGGCTGCCGGCAAGCGCAGATTGCCAAATCACTGGTGTTTCGTGCCAAGGAATCCGGCCGAGCCGTGCTGGTGATTGCGTCGGGCGTCAACCGGGTCGATGAAAAGAAGCTCGGCGCCCTGCTCGGCGAGGGGATTTCCAAGGCCGACGCCGATTTCGTCCGCCAGGAGACCGGCTTTGCCATTGGCGGCGTGGCGCCTGTCGGCCACAGCGGCAAGGTCGTCACCTTCATCGATGCCGACCTTGCTGCGTATCCTGAAATCTGGGCCGCCGCCGGCGCGCCCAACGCCGTCTTTCGCCTTACCCCTGCCCAGTTGATGGCGGTGACAGGCGGCAAGATGGCTGATCTGAAAGCATGA